A genomic segment from Bradyrhizobium sp. ISRA430 encodes:
- a CDS encoding xanthine dehydrogenase family protein molybdopterin-binding subunit, whose translation MTAAAPEPKANMGKPVPRYDAVSKVTGRATYASDMPLANPAYAFLVTSAIAKGRIDSCDLDDARGVRGLIDIVTHENGPKLKDSKLFSSGGYAGTTIQPLKSADVAHDGQIIAVVVAESYEAAREAANRVKVNYTATMPSATFDSPGTTTAGAKGQNPQFREDPKVGDFAKAFDEAEVKLTASYATPTQHHNPMELFATSCVWMGDNLVIYEPSQYVYGLKNGVAEQLGIDADRVRVVNPYVGGGFGSRGSMTPRTAIIAGIAKRLNRPVKLVPTRDQGFTIATYRAETRHEIKLGASRDGRLVALRHEGAEVSSRPDPYCVGGTKTTTRLYACPNVDSLVSIVRADRNTPGFMRSPPEVPYLFALESAMDELAVKLNMDPIELRRINDTTNEPIGGKPYTSRSLMACFDEAARAFGWSQRSPEPKSMSDGDWLVGYGCAATCYPTQMGPSAARVRLQRDGRTRVEIAGHEIGTGAYTIIAQTAAERLGVPLEKVAVFIGDSDLPPAPVAGGSNSTASTCSAVMMVCDQIRQRLFKAMMPNESLTDKAKETVGMGQTPATQAAKGDHPLDLEKAFDALGISVVEEYGEWKPEGAPLDSLQAMHSGHVRLVGGSNLNDKIAYAFGAEFIEIRVNRFTHEIRAPRIVGAFAAGRIMNPRTAHSQLMGGLIWGMSSALLESTEIDERYARYVNDNFADYLVPVNADVPGVEVILLSERDDHINPAGAKGLGELANVGTNAAVCNAIYHATGQRIRKLPVRLENIEV comes from the coding sequence ATGACCGCTGCCGCTCCCGAGCCGAAGGCGAATATGGGCAAGCCCGTGCCGCGCTATGACGCGGTTTCGAAGGTGACGGGACGCGCGACCTACGCGTCCGACATGCCGCTGGCGAACCCAGCCTACGCATTCCTGGTCACGAGCGCGATCGCAAAGGGCCGTATCGACAGCTGCGATCTCGACGATGCGAGGGGTGTCCGCGGCCTAATCGATATCGTGACGCATGAGAACGGGCCGAAGCTGAAGGACTCAAAGCTCTTCAGCAGTGGTGGCTATGCCGGAACCACCATTCAGCCGCTGAAATCTGCCGACGTCGCGCATGATGGCCAGATCATCGCGGTCGTCGTCGCCGAGAGCTACGAGGCGGCGCGCGAGGCCGCCAACCGGGTCAAGGTCAACTACACCGCCACGATGCCCAGCGCGACCTTCGACTCGCCGGGAACAACGACGGCTGGTGCGAAAGGACAGAACCCGCAGTTCAGGGAAGACCCGAAGGTCGGCGATTTCGCCAAGGCGTTCGATGAGGCCGAGGTCAAGCTCACCGCGTCCTACGCGACGCCGACGCAGCACCACAATCCGATGGAGCTGTTTGCGACGAGCTGCGTCTGGATGGGCGACAATCTCGTCATCTACGAGCCGAGCCAGTACGTCTATGGCCTGAAGAACGGCGTGGCCGAGCAGCTCGGCATCGATGCCGACAGGGTGCGCGTGGTCAATCCCTACGTCGGCGGCGGCTTTGGCTCGCGCGGCTCGATGACGCCGCGGACCGCGATCATCGCCGGCATCGCGAAGCGTCTCAATCGCCCCGTCAAGCTCGTTCCGACCCGCGACCAGGGCTTTACGATTGCGACCTATCGCGCCGAGACACGGCACGAGATCAAGCTCGGCGCGAGCCGCGACGGCAGGCTGGTCGCGCTCAGGCACGAGGGTGCGGAGGTCTCCTCGCGTCCTGATCCCTACTGCGTCGGCGGCACCAAGACCACGACGCGGCTCTACGCCTGTCCGAACGTCGACAGCCTCGTGTCGATCGTGCGCGCCGACCGCAACACGCCGGGCTTCATGCGTTCGCCGCCGGAGGTGCCGTATCTGTTCGCACTGGAAAGCGCGATGGACGAGCTCGCAGTCAAGCTGAACATGGACCCGATCGAGCTTCGCCGCATCAACGACACCACCAACGAGCCGATCGGCGGCAAGCCCTATACGTCGCGCTCGCTGATGGCGTGCTTCGATGAAGCGGCGAGAGCGTTCGGATGGTCGCAGCGCTCGCCGGAGCCGAAGTCGATGTCGGACGGCGATTGGCTGGTCGGCTACGGCTGTGCGGCCACCTGCTATCCCACACAGATGGGGCCCTCCGCGGCGCGCGTGCGGCTGCAACGCGACGGCCGCACCCGCGTCGAGATTGCCGGGCACGAGATCGGCACCGGCGCCTACACCATCATTGCCCAGACCGCGGCCGAGCGGCTTGGCGTGCCGCTGGAGAAGGTCGCCGTCTTCATCGGCGACAGCGACCTGCCGCCCGCGCCGGTCGCGGGCGGCTCGAACTCGACAGCGAGCACCTGTTCGGCGGTGATGATGGTGTGCGACCAGATACGGCAGCGTCTGTTCAAGGCGATGATGCCGAACGAGAGCCTGACCGACAAAGCCAAGGAAACCGTCGGCATGGGCCAGACGCCTGCAACGCAGGCGGCGAAGGGCGACCATCCGCTCGATCTCGAGAAGGCGTTCGACGCTCTCGGCATCAGCGTGGTCGAGGAATATGGCGAGTGGAAGCCGGAAGGCGCGCCCCTGGATTCCCTCCAGGCCATGCACAGCGGACACGTGCGGCTCGTCGGCGGCAGCAACCTGAATGACAAGATCGCCTATGCCTTCGGCGCGGAGTTCATCGAGATCAGGGTCAACCGCTTCACGCACGAGATCCGCGCGCCGCGTATTGTCGGTGCCTTCGCCGCTGGGCGCATCATGAACCCACGCACCGCGCACAGCCAGCTCATGGGCGGCCTGATCTGGGGCATGTCCTCGGCGCTGCTCGAATCCACCGAGATCGACGAACGCTATGCACGCTACGTCAACGACAACTTTGCCGACTATCTCGTGCCCGTGAATGCCGACGTGCCCGGCGTCGAGGTGATTCTGCTCTCTGAGCGGGATGATCACATCAATCCCGCGGGCGCAAAGGGCCTCGGCGAGCTCGCCAATGTCGGTACCAATGCCGCGGTCTGCAATGCCATCTATCACGCCACGGGCCAGCGCATCCGCAAGCTGCCGGTACGGCTGGAAAATATCGAGGTGTGA
- a CDS encoding FKBP-type peptidyl-prolyl cis-trans isomerase produces MQRLQRALLALMSALAITVIGGVSHFVSTTASAQTAGKTMTTASGLQIIDSVVGTGASPKPGQICVMHYTGWLYENGQKGKKFDSSVDRNEPFEFPIGKGRVIAGWDEGVASMKVGGKRTLVIPPQLGYGARGAGGVIPPNATLMFDVELLAVK; encoded by the coding sequence ATGCAGCGTCTTCAGCGCGCGCTCCTCGCCCTCATGTCGGCACTCGCGATCACCGTGATCGGCGGCGTGTCGCATTTCGTTTCCACCACGGCCTCGGCCCAGACCGCAGGAAAGACCATGACCACAGCTTCAGGCTTGCAGATCATCGACAGCGTCGTCGGCACCGGCGCTTCGCCAAAACCCGGCCAGATCTGCGTGATGCACTACACCGGCTGGCTCTATGAAAACGGCCAGAAGGGCAAGAAATTCGATTCGTCGGTCGACCGCAACGAGCCGTTCGAGTTTCCGATCGGCAAGGGCCGCGTCATCGCGGGATGGGACGAGGGCGTTGCTTCGATGAAGGTCGGCGGCAAGCGCACGCTGGTGATCCCGCCGCAGCTCGGCTACGGCGCGCGCGGCGCCGGCGGTGTGATCCCGCCGAATGCGACGTTGATGTTCGACGTTGAATTGCTCGCGGTGAAATAA
- a CDS encoding cupin domain-containing protein yields MTGHEHTHSHHHDHDDRWKNDGVRVIPGNQLDPNVPSTPGMDRKAAINFARVGAQKLWAGTVSIKPDAKTGAHHHGHLESIIYVVKGKARMRWGEHLQFTAEAGPGDFIYVPPYVPHQEINASPDEVLECVLVRSDGEAVAINLDIEPVEKPETVLWIDPVHRDPNETK; encoded by the coding sequence ATGACCGGCCACGAACACACCCATTCCCACCATCACGATCACGACGATCGCTGGAAAAATGATGGCGTGCGCGTCATTCCCGGCAACCAGCTCGATCCGAACGTGCCCTCGACGCCCGGCATGGACCGCAAGGCCGCGATCAATTTCGCGCGCGTCGGCGCGCAGAAATTGTGGGCCGGCACGGTCAGCATCAAGCCGGACGCCAAGACCGGCGCGCATCACCACGGTCATCTTGAAAGCATCATCTATGTGGTGAAGGGCAAGGCGCGGATGCGCTGGGGCGAGCATCTCCAGTTCACCGCGGAAGCGGGCCCCGGTGACTTCATCTATGTGCCGCCCTACGTGCCGCATCAGGAGATCAATGCCAGCCCCGACGAGGTGCTGGAATGCGTGCTGGTGCGCAGCGACGGCGAGGCGGTCGCAATCAATCTCGACATCGAGCCGGTCGAGAAGCCCGAGACGGTGCTGTGGATCGATCCCGTGCACCGGGATCCGAACGAGACGAAGTAG
- a CDS encoding VOC family protein, with protein MPKMIFINLPVTDLKRATAFYEAIGAVKNPQFSDETASCMVFSETIYAMLTTHDKFRQFTPKPIADAKTSNQVLLCLSADSRNDVDEIVAKAEAAGGVADPSPKDEYSFMYGRSFEDPDGHMWGVNWMDLAAAPTQPAMVNV; from the coding sequence ATGCCCAAGATGATCTTCATCAACCTGCCGGTAACCGACCTCAAGCGCGCGACCGCCTTTTATGAAGCGATCGGCGCGGTCAAGAACCCGCAGTTCAGCGATGAGACGGCGTCCTGCATGGTCTTTTCCGAGACCATCTACGCGATGCTAACGACCCACGACAAATTCCGCCAGTTCACGCCGAAGCCTATTGCAGATGCGAAGACCTCGAACCAGGTGCTGCTCTGCCTGTCCGCGGACAGCCGCAACGACGTGGACGAGATCGTCGCCAAGGCCGAGGCTGCGGGTGGAGTGGCCGATCCCAGCCCGAAAGACGAATACAGCTTCATGTACGGCCGCAGCTTCGAGGATCCGGATGGTCATATGTGGGGCGTGAACTGGATGGACCTCGCGGCGGCGCCGACACAGCCCGCCATGGTGAACGTCTGA
- a CDS encoding VOC family protein, which yields MSKVTPCLWFNGNAEEAANFYVSLMPDSEILHVQRNVADNPSGKEGSVLVVGFTLGGQRFVALNGGMKMEYTHALSLMINCEDQAQVDSVWDAFLAHGGKAEQCGWLKDRYGVSWQVVPKAMFEFFSSSDTAAARRAMQAMMKMVKLDIEGVRRAFEGKSEA from the coding sequence ATGTCCAAGGTCACACCCTGCTTGTGGTTCAACGGCAATGCCGAGGAGGCCGCGAACTTCTACGTCTCGCTGATGCCTGACTCGGAGATCCTGCACGTTCAGCGCAACGTCGCCGACAATCCGTCCGGCAAGGAGGGCTCGGTGCTCGTCGTCGGGTTCACGCTGGGCGGACAGCGCTTCGTCGCGCTGAACGGCGGCATGAAGATGGAGTACACCCACGCGCTGTCGCTGATGATCAATTGCGAGGACCAGGCGCAGGTCGACAGCGTCTGGGATGCCTTCCTCGCTCATGGCGGCAAGGCCGAGCAATGCGGCTGGCTGAAGGATCGCTACGGCGTGTCGTGGCAGGTGGTGCCGAAAGCGATGTTCGAGTTCTTCTCCAGCTCCGATACCGCCGCGGCAAGGCGTGCGATGCAGGCTATGATGAAGATGGTCAAGCTCGACATCGAAGGCGTGCGCCGGGCGTTCGAGGGTAAGTCGGAGGCGTGA
- a CDS encoding phospholipid carrier-dependent glycosyltransferase — MSRSAVIAVAIFLAAHLALLIGLTTPDQFVFDEVHYVPAARQMIAPVMSQPVLNPMHPPLAKELIALSIVTFGDNALGWRYPGTLFGALAIVAVYLCGLALFAAQGPAIAAALIAASNQMLYVQARIAMLDIFALAFGLLATAAFLHGFRKERPHALFALAGSLFGLAAACKWSGLFPLGVCIVIVAVIRLMQGWRTLFADAKPDDWYRPDLWPDFRLHHVALCFAALPAVAYLATFVPLYGLSLSDLIEAQRRIFVDNTTTAIAGHTYMSAWPSWPLLARPVWFLFDKIADDRISAIVLLGNPLVLWPALLALALVLRDFIVKRRWDAFLIASFYFGPWLAWALLPRTLGFIYYYLPAATAASLALVHVLRKEGLPRWLLWAYVGVASIGFAVMLPISAAFVGTSMQTFNRLMLFQSWI; from the coding sequence ATGTCGCGGAGCGCAGTGATCGCTGTTGCGATTTTCCTGGCCGCGCATCTCGCGCTGCTGATCGGCCTCACCACGCCGGACCAGTTCGTGTTCGATGAGGTGCATTACGTGCCGGCGGCGCGGCAGATGATTGCGCCCGTGATGTCGCAGCCCGTGCTCAACCCGATGCATCCGCCGCTGGCAAAGGAGTTGATTGCGCTGTCGATCGTGACGTTCGGCGACAATGCGTTGGGCTGGCGCTATCCGGGGACACTGTTCGGCGCACTCGCGATCGTCGCGGTCTATCTCTGCGGTCTTGCGCTGTTCGCCGCGCAAGGACCCGCCATCGCCGCCGCGCTGATCGCGGCCTCCAACCAGATGCTGTACGTGCAGGCGCGCATCGCGATGCTCGACATCTTTGCGCTCGCCTTCGGTCTGCTCGCCACGGCCGCCTTCCTGCACGGCTTTCGAAAAGAGCGCCCGCACGCGCTGTTCGCGCTCGCCGGCAGCCTGTTCGGTCTCGCCGCGGCCTGCAAATGGAGCGGGCTGTTTCCGCTCGGCGTCTGCATCGTCATCGTGGCGGTGATCCGCCTGATGCAGGGCTGGCGCACGTTGTTCGCCGACGCAAAACCGGACGACTGGTATCGTCCCGACCTCTGGCCCGACTTCAGGCTGCACCATGTCGCGCTCTGCTTCGCGGCGCTTCCTGCGGTGGCCTATCTCGCAACCTTCGTACCGCTCTACGGGCTGTCGTTGTCGGATTTGATCGAGGCACAGCGCCGCATCTTCGTCGACAACACCACCACCGCGATCGCCGGCCATACCTATATGAGCGCATGGCCGTCCTGGCCGTTGCTCGCACGTCCGGTCTGGTTTCTGTTTGACAAGATCGCTGACGACCGTATCTCCGCGATCGTCTTGCTCGGCAATCCGCTTGTGCTGTGGCCGGCGCTGCTCGCGCTCGCCCTCGTGCTGCGCGACTTCATCGTCAAGCGCCGTTGGGACGCGTTCCTGATTGCGTCGTTCTATTTCGGCCCGTGGCTCGCCTGGGCACTGCTGCCGCGCACGCTCGGTTTCATCTATTACTATCTGCCGGCCGCAACCGCCGCCTCACTTGCGCTCGTCCATGTCCTGCGCAAGGAGGGCCTACCGCGCTGGCTGCTGTGGGCCTATGTCGGCGTCGCGAGCATTGGCTTTGCGGTGATGCTGCCGATCTCGGCGGCATTCGTCGGTACGTCGATGCAGACGTTCAATCGCCTGATGCTGTTTCAGAGCTGGATCTGA
- a CDS encoding OmpA family protein — protein MTRFDKFFGLKVITLMAALSMTAGQALAGDNNVSADQILNALKPKPVTRGLSVAPQADTAQRAKESTFLNTLRNRATRSLSMGEREQIAELAATKPKIDLEIQFDYNSADIAKTSMASVQALGKALSDPALKGSTFVVAGHTDAIGGEEFNQGLSERRADTIKKYLVQNYGLNASDLVTVGYGKTKLKDAANGADPINRRVQVVNMEAKTASTASK, from the coding sequence ATGACCCGTTTTGATAAGTTTTTTGGACTGAAGGTGATTACCCTTATGGCCGCGCTGTCGATGACGGCGGGCCAGGCGCTCGCCGGCGACAACAACGTCTCCGCCGACCAGATCTTGAACGCGCTGAAGCCGAAGCCGGTGACCCGCGGCCTCTCCGTCGCTCCGCAGGCGGACACCGCCCAACGGGCCAAGGAATCGACCTTCCTCAACACCTTGCGCAACCGCGCGACCCGGTCGCTCTCGATGGGCGAGCGCGAGCAGATCGCCGAGCTCGCAGCGACCAAGCCGAAGATCGATCTGGAGATCCAGTTCGACTACAATTCCGCCGACATCGCCAAGACCTCGATGGCCTCGGTGCAGGCGCTCGGCAAGGCGCTCTCCGATCCGGCGCTGAAGGGATCGACCTTCGTGGTCGCCGGCCACACCGATGCGATCGGTGGCGAGGAGTTCAACCAGGGCCTCTCCGAGCGGCGCGCCGACACCATCAAGAAGTACCTGGTGCAGAACTACGGCCTCAACGCCAGCGATCTCGTCACCGTCGGCTACGGCAAGACCAAGCTAAAGGATGCCGCCAACGGCGCCGACCCGATCAACCGCCGCGTCCAGGTGGTGAACATGGAAGCCAAGACGGCATCGACGGCATCGAAGTGA
- a CDS encoding caspase family protein: MRFLIAAISIAAFFVSGNAAFADKRVAFVVGNAAYRNVPQLPNPAIDSKAMARVLRNVGFDVVEGANLTRDAMTAKLLEFGKKSEGADVAVFFYAGHGIAVNGVNYLLPIDADLKSEMDVKLGAAINVDVTLDQTMADAKVKLVFLDACRDNPFAAKIRSAKATRSVNVQTGLAEMKSGEGTLIAFATGPGQTALDGEAGTNSPFTRALVANIAQPGVEIQQAMTKVRAQVSDETSKGQLPWGHTNLTGNVYLNPVGAPAAATADTSNAAVSTAAKQGSDVELEFWRSIKDSNKVEELNAYLTNYPNGTFKSIALARIAALQDGPSNTTRNLSSGIDPATFTEEANQVSEDQVGLDKSQRRDVQRRLTGLGFDVKATGKFDDETRSVIKRWQAARGYPATGYLNKLQHNALLSEIVSTRAASSEQADDEPVRRRSSAGGGRRHYSGGGGGGSPMGGPGGLLGGMMGGLFGRR; the protein is encoded by the coding sequence ATGCGCTTCTTGATCGCAGCAATTTCAATCGCAGCATTTTTCGTCAGCGGCAACGCGGCTTTCGCGGACAAGCGCGTCGCCTTCGTGGTGGGCAACGCCGCCTACAGGAATGTCCCGCAGCTCCCCAACCCCGCGATCGATTCCAAGGCAATGGCCAGGGTGCTGCGCAATGTCGGCTTCGATGTCGTCGAGGGCGCCAACCTCACCCGCGACGCCATGACCGCAAAGCTTCTGGAGTTCGGCAAGAAGAGCGAGGGCGCCGATGTTGCCGTGTTCTTCTATGCCGGCCACGGCATTGCCGTGAACGGTGTCAACTATCTGCTGCCGATCGACGCAGACCTGAAATCCGAGATGGACGTCAAGCTCGGCGCGGCGATCAATGTCGACGTCACGCTCGATCAGACCATGGCGGACGCGAAAGTGAAACTCGTATTCCTGGACGCATGCCGCGATAACCCGTTCGCCGCAAAAATCCGTTCGGCCAAGGCCACCCGCTCCGTCAACGTGCAGACTGGGCTTGCCGAGATGAAGTCGGGCGAGGGCACGCTGATTGCCTTTGCCACCGGCCCCGGCCAGACCGCCCTCGATGGCGAGGCCGGCACGAACAGCCCGTTCACCCGCGCACTCGTCGCCAACATTGCCCAGCCCGGCGTCGAGATCCAGCAGGCCATGACCAAGGTTCGCGCCCAGGTCAGTGACGAGACCAGCAAGGGACAATTACCCTGGGGGCACACCAACCTCACCGGCAACGTCTATCTCAATCCGGTCGGTGCGCCGGCTGCGGCCACGGCGGATACGTCGAACGCGGCGGTATCGACCGCGGCCAAGCAAGGCTCCGATGTCGAGCTCGAGTTCTGGCGGTCGATCAAGGACTCCAACAAGGTGGAGGAGCTCAACGCCTATCTCACCAACTATCCGAACGGCACGTTCAAATCGATCGCACTCGCCCGCATCGCGGCCTTGCAGGATGGACCGTCCAACACCACCCGCAATCTGTCGTCCGGGATCGACCCCGCGACGTTCACCGAGGAAGCCAACCAGGTGTCCGAAGATCAGGTCGGTCTGGACAAGAGCCAGCGCCGTGACGTGCAGCGCCGCCTCACCGGGCTCGGCTTTGACGTCAAGGCGACGGGCAAGTTCGACGACGAGACCCGTTCCGTCATCAAGCGATGGCAGGCGGCTCGTGGCTATCCCGCCACGGGTTACCTCAACAAGCTCCAGCACAATGCCTTGCTCTCGGAGATCGTTTCGACCCGCGCAGCCTCCTCCGAGCAGGCAGACGATGAGCCGGTGCGTCGCCGTTCCTCCGCTGGCGGCGGCCGGCGCCATTATAGCGGCGGTGGTGGCGGCGGCAGTCCGATGGGCGGCCCCGGCGGTCTGTTGGGCGGTATGATGGGCGGGCTATTCGGCCGCCGCTGA
- a CDS encoding crosslink repair DNA glycosylase YcaQ family protein → MSRAPKPLPLSTTQARQIWLHAQRLDVRAPFGEGARAVADATAHLGYVQIDTINVIERCHHHILYSRIPSYRRADLRLAQSVEKSVFEYWTHALSYVPTNDFRFFLPAMREHRRDGHKWYASVTPADMRKVMRLVRAGPLTIRDIEDDVLTEKEHLWQSRKPSKRALQLAFYTGVVTISERQGMLKTYELMTRHFGWDKLPKPASTKDITAYLLDRALRSQGIVSLDSVCHLDAPRKKEVARLIAARVRRGELVSVALHGAGKQEHWAAPASFEENGEGISPDLVHILSPFDPLIIQRKRTNLFFGYNHLFEAYVPKPKRKFGYFALPVLVGDEIVAALDLKTDRQNKKLLMQKWTWVGEGKKTAGRKELKQKIEEELDRFERFQLAE, encoded by the coding sequence ATGTCCCGCGCGCCCAAACCGCTTCCGCTCTCAACCACACAGGCCCGGCAGATCTGGCTGCATGCCCAGCGGCTCGACGTGCGTGCGCCGTTCGGGGAAGGCGCGCGGGCCGTCGCCGACGCGACGGCTCATCTCGGCTACGTGCAGATCGACACGATCAATGTGATCGAGCGCTGCCACCATCATATCCTCTATAGCCGCATCCCGTCCTACCGCCGCGCCGACCTGCGCCTTGCCCAGAGCGTCGAGAAGAGCGTGTTCGAATACTGGACGCATGCGCTGTCCTACGTGCCGACGAACGATTTCCGCTTCTTCCTGCCGGCGATGCGCGAGCATCGCCGCGACGGGCACAAATGGTACGCCTCGGTCACGCCGGCCGACATGCGCAAGGTGATGCGGCTGGTGCGCGCCGGTCCCCTGACGATCCGCGACATCGAGGACGACGTGCTCACCGAGAAGGAGCACCTTTGGCAGAGCCGCAAGCCCTCCAAGCGCGCGTTGCAGCTCGCCTTCTATACCGGCGTCGTGACCATCAGCGAGCGCCAGGGCATGCTCAAGACCTATGAGCTGATGACGCGCCATTTCGGCTGGGACAAGCTGCCGAAGCCGGCCTCGACAAAGGACATCACCGCCTATCTGCTCGACCGGGCCCTGCGGTCGCAAGGCATCGTGAGTCTCGATTCGGTCTGCCATCTCGACGCGCCGCGCAAGAAAGAGGTCGCGCGCCTGATCGCCGCGCGCGTTCGCCGCGGTGAGCTCGTCTCCGTCGCACTTCATGGCGCCGGCAAGCAGGAGCATTGGGCAGCGCCGGCCTCGTTCGAGGAGAATGGCGAGGGGATTTCGCCGGATCTCGTCCACATCCTGTCGCCGTTCGATCCCCTGATCATCCAGCGCAAGCGCACCAATCTCTTTTTCGGCTACAATCATCTGTTCGAAGCCTACGTGCCGAAACCCAAGCGCAAGTTCGGCTATTTTGCGCTTCCGGTGCTGGTCGGCGACGAAATCGTCGCCGCGCTCGACCTCAAGACCGACCGCCAGAACAAAAAGCTCTTGATGCAGAAATGGACCTGGGTCGGGGAAGGGAAGAAGACGGCGGGACGCAAGGAGCTGAAACAGAAAATCGAGGAAGAGCTCGATCGTTTCGAGCGGTTTCAATTGGCGGAGTGA
- a CDS encoding MFS transporter has translation MSQTTTFAGSAGGAKNANKSAIETSTIRAISWRLIPFLVLAYFFSYLDRVNLGFAALTMNAELKFTPLIFSWGAGIFFIGYFIFEVPSNLALEKFGASRWIARIMVTWGIISALMALVNGVTSFYVLRFLLGVAEAGFFPGIILYLTYWYPAEYRARFLAAFAIAVPVSTVIGAPISGLLLGLDGVMGLKGWQWLFIIEGIPSVLLGIVTWFYLTDKPEKADWLSAEQKAWLKGRLDSEIAAKQAVKHLSLGEALSSPKVIALSLIYFGFVGALYGMQFWLPQIVKAFGLTNAQTGFVTAIPYLFGTIAMILWARHSDATRERVMHVGAPLLLTAVALGVSSYLTDPTLTMVVLTVAAIGVFCCFGVFWTLPTAWLSGTAAAGAIALINSIGNLAGFGGPYLIGWVKEATGQTSTGLLVLAILPLIAGILVFIGGHDSKHEFAEQGR, from the coding sequence ATGAGCCAGACCACGACCTTTGCCGGTTCCGCCGGCGGCGCCAAGAATGCCAACAAGAGCGCAATCGAGACCTCGACCATCCGCGCCATCTCCTGGCGGCTGATTCCCTTCCTGGTGCTGGCCTACTTCTTCTCCTATCTCGACCGCGTCAATCTTGGCTTCGCCGCCCTGACCATGAATGCGGAGCTGAAGTTCACGCCGCTGATCTTCTCCTGGGGCGCCGGCATCTTCTTCATCGGCTATTTCATCTTCGAGGTGCCGAGCAATCTGGCGTTGGAGAAGTTCGGCGCCAGCCGCTGGATCGCCCGCATCATGGTGACCTGGGGCATCATCTCGGCGCTGATGGCGCTGGTGAATGGCGTGACGAGCTTCTATGTCCTGCGCTTCCTGCTCGGCGTCGCCGAAGCCGGCTTCTTTCCCGGCATCATTCTTTATCTAACCTATTGGTACCCCGCCGAATACCGCGCGCGCTTCCTCGCCGCCTTCGCCATCGCCGTGCCGGTCTCGACCGTGATTGGTGCCCCGATCTCCGGCCTGCTGCTCGGGCTCGACGGCGTGATGGGCCTGAAGGGCTGGCAGTGGCTGTTCATCATCGAGGGCATCCCCTCGGTGCTGCTCGGCATCGTCACCTGGTTCTATCTCACCGACAAGCCGGAGAAGGCGGACTGGCTCTCGGCCGAGCAGAAGGCTTGGCTCAAGGGGAGGCTTGATTCCGAGATTGCGGCCAAGCAGGCCGTGAAGCATCTGTCGCTCGGCGAAGCGCTGTCTTCGCCCAAAGTGATCGCGTTGAGCTTGATCTATTTCGGCTTCGTCGGCGCGCTCTACGGCATGCAGTTCTGGCTGCCGCAGATCGTCAAGGCGTTCGGCCTCACCAACGCGCAGACCGGCTTCGTCACCGCGATCCCGTATCTGTTCGGCACCATCGCGATGATCCTGTGGGCGCGGCATTCCGATGCCACGCGCGAACGCGTGATGCACGTGGGCGCGCCGCTGCTGCTCACCGCCGTCGCGCTCGGCGTCTCCTCCTATCTCACCGATCCCACCCTGACGATGGTGGTGCTGACGGTGGCGGCGATCGGCGTGTTCTGCTGTTTCGGCGTGTTCTGGACCCTGCCGACCGCCTGGCTCTCCGGCACGGCCGCCGCCGGCGCCATCGCTTTGATCAACTCGATCGGCAATCTCGCCGGCTTCGGCGGGCCCTACCTGATCGGCTGGGTCAAGGAAGCAACGGGCCAGACCTCGACCGGCCTCCTGGTGCTCGCCATCTTGCCCCTGATTGCCGGCATCCTGGTCTTCATCGGCGGCCACGACAGCAAGCACGAGTTCGCCGAACAGGGGCGGTAG